The following DNA comes from Heptranchias perlo isolate sHepPer1 chromosome 42, sHepPer1.hap1, whole genome shotgun sequence.
gggcaccacactttaggaaggatgtcaagacctcagagagggtgcagaagagattgactagaatggtaccagggatgagggacttcagttatgtggagagactggagaagctggggttgttctccttggagcagagaagctagaggggagatttgatcgaggtgttcaaaatcacgaagggttcaGATGAAGtaattaaagagaaactgttcccattggcggaagggttaagaactagaggacatagatttaaggtgattgacaaaagaaccaaaggtgacatgaggaaaaacccaaAGCGAcatggaccttttgctccaggaggcagccacaccccttaggttaaacACTTTAGAATTGACAGGTGGTCTGGGACAGGATggagtgactgcgagtgaggcaggtaccgGGATCCagaaggtagtattgcaggagcctcagtccctgcgcttgtccaatagctttaaggttcttgcaacccttgtggacaagtgtggggaccgcggggaggacgagcaaactgaccacgtcaccatggtacaggaagccgttcaagtgggaggagtaaaaaggaaggtgtttgtagtaggcgacagtatagttagggggcttagacactgttctctacagccaggagcatgagcccCGAAGGcgatgttgcctacccggtgtcaGGCTAAAGGACACCTCCTCcgagctggagaagaacttggagtgggagggggtggatccagttgtcgtggtccatgttggtaccaacaacatagattGCACTTAGAAAAAGGTTTTGCTGAGAGTTTGAGCagttagggactaaattaaaaagcagaaacacaaaggtgataatctctggattattacctgagccacgagcaaattggcacagggtcaatagaatcagggagatgaatgcgtggctcacagATTggagtgggagaagtgggtttcgattcgtggggcactggcaccaggactggggaaagagggagctgttccgttgggacggactacacctgaaccatgctgggaccagagttcgagCGAATCAAATTTCCAGGGaggtagacagggctttaaactaaattggggagggggagggtgaggggggagggagggagggagagggggaggggggaggggggagagaaatcgagactgctaaagagaaaagaaaaagaagcagtgcaggcaagtgattggggtaaggatcaccagattgtgtcaggaagggacagagcatacaaacaaaagacaacaaatagggtccgggtaagaaaaaatggtaataagacaaatagggccacagtacaaaaatgttaagatgtccaaaaatgttgaaaagacaaatctaaaggcactgtatctgaatgcaatgCACGAagaattcgtaataaggtagatgaattaacagcgcaaatagatgttaaCGGACACGATAGAATTGCCATTGCACAGACATGGcctcagggtgaccaaggctgggagctgaatatccaagggtattcgatatttatgaaggaaaggcaaaaaggaaaaggaggtggggtggcgttgttagtaaaggatgaaatcagagcaataataagaaaggatattggctcagaaaatcaagatgtggaatcagtctgggtggagttaagaagcaccaaggggcagaaaacactggtgggaagttgtctataggcctccaaacaataGTTGtgatgtaggggacggcatcaaactcGAAATTAGAGATGCACGTAACAAGGGTACTAAAGTCATCATGGATTACTTTAATCTGCACatcgactggccaaaccaaattagcaataatactgcggaggaggaattcctggagtgtgtacgagatggttttttagaccaatacattgaggagccaaccagggaacaggctatcctagattgggtattgtgcaatgagaaggggttaattaataatcttgttgtgcggggtcctttagggaagagtgaccataacatgatagaattcttcattaagatggaaagtgaagtccaatccgaaactagggtccaaaatctaaacaaaggaaactacgaaggtatgaggagtgagttggctatgatagattgggaagctgcaTTAAAAGGCATCACGGTGGataagttatacattcctttctggttcaaaaatacaaaaggaaaagcggcccaacagtggctaacaaaagaaattaagggtagtattagatccTAAGAGGAttaatataaagttgccagaaaaagtggcaagcctgaggattgggagcagtttagaattcagcaaaaaaggaccaagagattgattcagagggggaaatagagtaaacttgcaaggaacataaaagttgtctgtaaaagcttctaccagtatgtaaaaagaaaaaagattagtgaagacaaatgtagatcccttacagtcagaaacaggagaatttataatggggaacaaggaaatggcagagtaattaaaaaaatactttggttctgtgttcatggaagaggacacaaataacttcccagaaatgccagggaaccaagggtctagtgagaaggtggAATTAAAGGAAACTAATAttcgtaaaaaaaaaatgctggcgaaattaatgggactgaaagccgataaatccccagggcctgataatctgcatcccagaatagtaaaagaggtagccatggaaatagtggatgcattagttgtcatcttccaaaattcgatagattatgaaacagttcctgcagattggaggatggcaaatgtaaccccactatttaaaaaaggagggagagaaaacagggaactacagaccggttaacctaacatcagtcgtggcgaaaatgctagagtctattatgaaggatgtgataatagcacatttagaaaatatcaacgggattaaacaaagtcaacatggatttatgaaagggaaatcatgtttgacaaaccgactggagtttttttgaggatgtaactcgtagaatagataggggaaaaccagtggatgtgatatatttggattttcagaagacctttgataatgtcccacataagaggttagtgtgaaaaattaaagcacatgggattggtggtaatatactggcatggattgaaaattggttaacagacaggaagcagagaataggaataaatgggtgtttttcagggtggcaggcggtgactagtggggtacagcagggatcagtgcttgggcctcagctagtcacaatatatatcaatgatttggatgatgaGTGGGATCatcagttgtgaggaagatgcaaagaggcttcaaggcgatttagacaagttcagtgagtgggcaaatacttggcagatgcagtataacgtggataaatgtgaagttatccatttcagaaggaaaaacagaaaggcagagtattatttaaatggtgatagattgggaaatgttgatgtacaaagggacctgggcgtccttgtacaccagtcactgaaagcaaacatgcaggtgcagcaagcagttaggaaggcaaatggtatgttggccatcattgcaagaggatttgagtacaggagcgaggATGACTTACTGCAAATATacagtgccttggtgagaccacacctggagtattgtgtgcagttttggtctcctgacctaagaaaggatatacttgccatagagggagtgcagcgaaggttcaccagactgattcctgggatggcaggactgtcgtatgaggagagattgggtcgtctcGGTCTGTATTCTCGAATTTAGATGAATgaggggggatctcattgaaacatataaaattctgacagggctagacagactggatgcagggaggatgtttcccctggctggggggtccagaacgaggggtcacagtctcaggatatagggtcggacatttaggactgagatgaggagaaatttcttcactcagagggtggtgaacctgtggaattctctaccacagaaggctgtggaggccaagtcactgaatatatttaagaaggagacagatagatttctagacacaaaaggcatcaagggatatggggagagagcgcaggaatatggtattgagatagaggatcagccatgatcatattgaatggcggagcaggctcgaagggccgaatggcctactcctgctcctattttctatgtttctatttgttaGCATTGTCCAGGTCTGTGGATCGgtatccatttgatagcactgccaAAATCCAGAGATCAGTcattgcttgatagcactggccAGGACATagaatcattaaaaaaataaggcacagaaggaggccattcggcccatcgtgcctggccagctgagaaacgagccacccagccgaatcccactttcctgcatttggtccgtagccctgcaggtcacggctcttcaggtgcacatccagttatttttaaaaatgagttgagggtttctgcctctaccaccctctcaggcagtgagttccagaaccccaccaccctctggtagaaggattagagcagaaatgaggggaaaaaaattcacccaatcactttaaatctatgcccccgagttaatgacccctccgctaagggaaatgggtccttcctatccagtctatctaggcccctcataattttatacacctgaatcaaatctcccctcagcctcctctgttccaaggaaaataaccccagccgatccaatctgtcatcatggctaaaattctccagtcctggcaacatcctcttaaatctcctctgcaacctctccagtgaaattacatcctttctgtaatgtggtgaccagaactgtgcgcagtactcaagttgtggccgaaccagtgtttttagaGTTCCAGCATAAAATTCCTGCTTctaaattctatgcctcggctaataaaggaaagtatcccgtatgccttctcaaccaccttatcaacctgtcttgctgccttcagggatctgtggacctgcactccaaggtccctcacttcctctacacctctcagtatcctcccattcattgtgtattcccttgccttgtttgccctccccaaatgcagtacctcacacttctccggattgaattccatttgccacttttctgcccatctgaccagtccttgctatcagccacacggcctatctttgtgtcgtctgcaaatttcttaatcacgccccctacgTTAAAGTCCAAaccgttaatgtagaccacaaaaagcaaaggccctcgtaccgagccctgcggtactccactggaaacagccttccaatcgcaaaaacacccgtcagccATTACCATTTGCTGACtgtcactgagctaattttggatccaatttgccacattcccttggatcccatgggcttttacttttttgaccaatctgccatgtgggacattagatgagtctccatttgatagcacgtCCAGGCCGGGAGTTCAGTGTCCATTTCAAATCACTGTCCAGGTCCGATCAGTGTCCATTTGATAGACTACCCGGTCTGAAggtcggacaggttgcacctcaacagagctgggactaatgtcctctCAGGGAAATTCACaagtgctggggggagagggtttaaactaatgtggcagagggatgggcaccaaAGAGAATACGAGgaggtctaagactggtttgcagtgcatgtgtgtaaacgcacgaagagtGGTACATAAGGTCGGTGAGCTTCAGGCACAAATAACCACATTGGGAATATggtgtagtggcgataacggagaccaggctcataaaagggcaggattgggtactaaatattcctggataaaaggtgttcaggaaagatagggaaggaatgaaaggaggTGGTGGCAATTATACACATTGTTGggcagatgccaatgttgtaggtgcactggaacagtttggctcgaggcgtggctagttctggagcacaatcttcagcactgcagtcgggatgttgtcggggcccatagcctttgctgtatccagtacactcagctgtttcttgatatcacgtggagtgaatcgaattggctgaagactggcatatcgggaggaggctgaactggatcatccactcggcacttctgactgaagatggttgaaacgccttgtcttttgcattcacatggtggactctgccatcgttgaggatggggatgttcacggtgcatcctcctcccgttagttgattaaatgtcaggagtgtgatggaatactctccacttacctggatgagtgcagctcgaacaacattcaagaagctcgacaccatccaggacaaagcagcccgcttgattggcaccccatccaccacccgaaacattcactcccttcaccaccggcgcaccatggctgcagcgtgtaccatccacaggatgcactgcagcaactcgccaaggcttcttcgacagcacctcccaaacctgcgtcctctaccacctagaaggagaagagcagcaggcacatgggaacaacaccacctgcacgttcccctccaattcacacaccatcccgacttggaaatatatcgccgttccttcatcgtcgctgggtcaaaatcctggaactcccttccgaacagcactgtgggagaaccttcaccacacagactgcagcagttcaagaaggcggctcacaaccaccttctcaagggcaattcgggatgggcaataaatgccggcctcgccagcaacgcccacatcccatgaacgaataaattttaaaaaagggatggCACTGCCCAGGTCTGGGGTTCAGTCTCCATTTGCGAAACACAGTAAGCTCAGTATAAATTCCTCACAAAATCCTGTCCAATCTTTGTTGCCAATCTGATGAGTGATTTTCCTGATCTTTTTTGTTCCAATTTCTCCCAGTTAACCTGCTGGTGATCCTGATCTTATCCCGGGGAAAGTGTGGTCTGTCTCGATGCATCTcctgttacctggtgtccatggcagcggctgaTCTAACCGTTATCCTCACTGCTGTGATACTGGACCGTATTGTCACCCTTTATTTCATTGATATATTCACAGAGAGCATTACCATGTGTGGTCTCGGTGAATGCCTCACtcatgcagccacagactgttctgtctggttcaccgtggctttcacctttgatcgatttgtggccatttgttgccagaagctgaaaacgaaATATTGCACCGCGAGAACAGcgactgtggttctgggaacagtgagtgtgttgagctgtttgaagaacatcCCTTGGTATTTTCGATATGAAGTTTTCTATCTTTTTTCCATGCCGATATATTGCCTGGTGAGGTGGAGCTACTACACCTCACCCGTGTGGAAAGCATTCGACTACTTTCATCGTGCGTTAACCCCACTGCTCCCGTTCGTGCTGATTCTGCTCCTCAACGCTCTGACGGTGAGACACATTTTACTGGCGAGTCGAGTACGCAGGGGGCTCCGGGGGAAGCGTGATCGGGAGAATCACAAGgatacagagatggagaaccgcaggAAATCCTTCGTTCTGCTCTTCAGCATATCTGCAAGCTTCATACTGCTGTGGATGACACAAGCTGTGTACACCATCCACGAACGGATTGTGTTAAATCACGTCACTGATCTATTCTTCGGCAACCGCCTTCCAGACTTCGGATACATCGGGCCGATACTGCAACTCCTCAGTTCCTGCAGTAACACCTGCATCTACGTCGTGACTCAGACCAAAGTCAGACAGGAGTTTAAAACTGTGCTCacttatccctttgttctgattcTCCAGTTGGTTAAATAAAGCCAAGAGCTGACCGCTCTCCTGCACGAGAAGTGACATTGTTTCACATTCcatcccataaatcccatcccataaatcccatcccagcTCCTGTTACTGGAGACACAAAACATCACAGAAACTATTGGAATCATGTGGCATTTTAAAGCAAATCCAACAATACCTGGCTTTGAACTCACTTGACGCTGACTGACAGCATTGTGAACAATTGTTGAGCAGGATTCTCAGCTTGAATGGAAATTTTAATCTTTGATCAGAAACAATTATGCAAAAAGAGACACGTAAGATTTACACTCAGTGTCATCACAAGTGAGACTTCTCCAAGGCCTCCTGTTTGACCCGCCCCTCACATGCCCCCTCCGACCCGACCCTACCCTCCCCCTCAAATACCCCCTCacgtgccccctccccctcacgtgccccctccgacccgacccgaccctccccctcacatgccCCCTTCGACCCGCCCATCCCACTCACATGCCCCTCCGACCCGCCCCTCCCCTAAcatgccccctccgacccgcccctccccctcacatgctcactccgacacgcccctccccctcacatgccccctccgacacgcccctcccccctcacatgcccactccgacacgcccctccccctcacatgccCCCTCCGACACGCCCCTCCCCTTCACATCGCGGCTCCCCCTCAcatgccccctccgacccgcccctcacatgcaccctccgacaagcccctccccctcacatgccccctccgacacgcccctccccctcacatgcctcctccgacacgcccctccccctcacctgccGCCTCCGACCCGCCCCTCACATGCCCCCtccgacacgcccctccccccacatgacccctccgacacgcccctccccctcacatgccCCCTCCGACACGCCCCTCCCATTCTCATGCCCCCtccgacacgcccctccccctcacatgccccctcctacccgcccctccccctcacatgctCCCTCCGACACGCCACTCCACTTCACATGCCccctccgacactcccctcccccacacatgccccctccgacacgcccctccccctcacatgctccctccgacacgcccctccccctcacatgccccctgcgacacgcccctccccctcacatacCCCCTCCGACACGCCTCCCCCTCACATGCCCCCTCCGACACGCCCCTCCACCTCACATGCCCCCTTGACCCACccttcccgcccccccaccacccagtcCCACCTCACATGGCCCACAACCGACGGCCCCCCGTGGAGGTTAACTG
Coding sequences within:
- the LOC137306116 gene encoding probable G-protein coupled receptor 139, with amino-acid sequence MDLLLQEAATPLRLNTLELTGGLGQDGVTASEAVNLLVILILSRGKCGLSRCISCYLVSMAAADLTVILTAVILDRIVTLYFIDIFTESITMCGLGECLTHAATDCSVWFTVAFTFDRFVAICCQKLKTKYCTARTATVVLGTVSVLSCLKNIPWYFRYEVFYLFSMPIYCLVRWSYYTSPVWKAFDYFHRALTPLLPFVLILLLNALTVRHILLASRVRRGLRGKRDRENHKDTEMENRRKSFVLLFSISASFILLWMTQAVYTIHERIVLNHVTDLFFGNRLPDFGYIGPILQLLSSCSNTCIYVVTQTKVRQEFKTVLTYPFVLILQLVK